The Micromonospora sp. WMMD961 genome has a segment encoding these proteins:
- a CDS encoding serine hydrolase domain-containing protein → MDTQPKIHGHVDEGYGRVADVFSDNFASHGEVGAAATVYVRGRKVVDLYGGVADTRTGRPWDAHTPVVVFSCTKGILAICAYLLVQQGRLDLDAPVTRYWPEFGQHGKADIPVRWLLTHQAGLPALDRPMTLDEVLAWDPVIEAIEAQPPLWQPGTAHGYHSMTYGWLVGEVIRRITGRLPGAYFHDTVAEPLGLHTWLGLPAAESDTVAWGLAPPPDADPFVDPVAERGITMGGAFAFPADDDGLVSFNDPSIRAAGIPGAGAVSTADGLARLYAACVSDVQPGPLLTAASVDDAVVVRSRGQQRHGPPDTGQRWGTGFLLHSPPARPLLGERSFGHDGAGGNLAFADAQHQVGFGYVVNQMRGMGDERANRLTAALRACLN, encoded by the coding sequence GTGGACACACAGCCGAAGATCCACGGCCATGTCGACGAAGGCTACGGCCGCGTCGCCGACGTGTTCAGCGACAACTTCGCCTCCCACGGCGAGGTCGGTGCCGCGGCAACCGTCTACGTGCGGGGTCGCAAGGTCGTCGACCTGTACGGCGGGGTGGCCGACACCCGCACCGGGCGGCCCTGGGACGCGCACACGCCGGTCGTCGTCTTCTCCTGCACCAAGGGAATCCTGGCGATCTGCGCCTACCTGCTGGTCCAGCAGGGCCGGCTCGACCTCGATGCTCCGGTGACGCGCTACTGGCCGGAGTTCGGGCAGCACGGCAAGGCGGACATCCCCGTGCGTTGGCTGCTCACGCACCAGGCCGGCCTGCCCGCGTTGGACCGGCCCATGACCCTGGACGAGGTTCTGGCGTGGGATCCGGTCATCGAGGCGATCGAGGCGCAGCCCCCGTTGTGGCAGCCGGGCACCGCGCACGGCTACCACTCGATGACCTACGGCTGGCTGGTCGGCGAGGTGATTCGCCGCATCACCGGTCGGCTCCCCGGCGCGTACTTCCATGACACCGTCGCGGAGCCGCTCGGTCTGCACACCTGGCTCGGGCTTCCCGCCGCCGAGAGCGACACCGTCGCCTGGGGGCTGGCACCCCCTCCGGATGCCGACCCGTTCGTGGATCCGGTCGCCGAACGCGGAATCACCATGGGAGGCGCCTTCGCCTTCCCCGCCGACGACGACGGTCTGGTCAGCTTCAACGACCCGTCCATCCGGGCCGCCGGCATTCCCGGCGCGGGCGCGGTGAGCACCGCGGACGGCCTGGCGCGCCTCTACGCGGCCTGCGTGTCGGACGTCCAGCCTGGACCCCTGCTGACGGCCGCGTCGGTGGACGACGCGGTCGTCGTCCGGTCGCGGGGCCAGCAGCGGCACGGCCCGCCGGACACCGGGCAGCGCTGGGGGACCGGCTTCCTGCTGCACTCGCCACCGGCCCGGCCACTGCTGGGCGAGCGCAGCTTCGGCCACGACGGCGCGGGCGGCAACCTGGCCTTCGCCGACGCGCAGCACCAGGTCGGGTTCGGGTACGTGGTCAACCAGATGCGCGGGATGGGCGACGAGCGGGCCAATCGACTGACCGCAGCCCTCCGCGCCTGCCTGAACTGA
- a CDS encoding LacI family DNA-binding transcriptional regulator, which yields MGSNRATLADVARRAGLSKTAASMVLNGREGTRLSAEAHQRVFAAAEELGYRPNLAARSLRTRKTATIAFVSDIVATTRFAGDLIRGALDAARERDHVLLITETQGDATFEQYAIEAVLDRQVDGVIYAAMATRRLTVPPAILGGPVVLLNATSSDGLPSVLPDDDRAGRTAANALLELGHRDAIALIGRNRLKEDDPEVSLAARARLHGIRQALGDADVSLLAECFCTEWLPEHGYAAMRGLLGRSTRPSAVICMNDRLAFGAYQALGEAGLTVPEDISVISFDDDPIAAWLRPGLATTALPHEQMGRRAVELLLDGGDTEPSLVPMPLRRRKSLAPPAE from the coding sequence ATGGGCAGCAACAGAGCAACACTCGCCGACGTCGCGCGGAGAGCCGGGCTGTCCAAGACCGCCGCGTCGATGGTGCTCAACGGCCGGGAGGGCACCCGACTCTCGGCCGAGGCGCACCAGCGCGTGTTCGCCGCCGCGGAGGAACTCGGCTACCGACCCAACCTCGCCGCGCGCAGCCTGCGCACTCGCAAGACCGCCACCATCGCGTTCGTCTCCGACATCGTCGCCACCACCCGGTTCGCCGGCGACCTCATCCGTGGCGCCCTCGACGCGGCCCGCGAGCGGGACCACGTACTGCTCATCACCGAGACGCAGGGCGACGCCACCTTCGAGCAGTACGCCATCGAGGCCGTGCTCGACCGGCAGGTCGACGGGGTGATCTACGCGGCGATGGCCACCCGGCGGCTGACGGTGCCCCCGGCCATCCTCGGCGGTCCGGTCGTGCTGCTCAACGCCACCAGCTCCGACGGCCTGCCCAGCGTCCTCCCGGACGACGACCGGGCCGGCCGCACCGCCGCCAACGCCCTGCTCGAACTCGGCCACCGCGACGCGATCGCGCTCATCGGCCGTAACCGACTCAAGGAGGACGACCCCGAGGTCTCGCTCGCCGCCCGGGCGCGCCTGCACGGTATCCGGCAGGCGCTCGGCGACGCCGACGTCTCACTACTGGCCGAGTGCTTCTGCACCGAGTGGCTGCCCGAGCACGGGTACGCCGCGATGCGCGGGCTACTGGGCCGGTCCACCCGACCCAGCGCGGTCATCTGCATGAACGACCGCCTGGCCTTCGGCGCCTACCAGGCGCTCGGCGAGGCCGGACTGACGGTCCCGGAGGACATCTCGGTGATCTCGTTCGACGACGACCCGATCGCCGCATGGCTGCGTCCCGGTCTCGCCACCACGGCACTGCCGCACGAGCAGATGGGGCGACGCGCGGTCGAACTGCTCCTGGACGGCGGCGACACCGAGCCGTCGCTCGTGCCGATGCCCCTGCGCCGCCGTAAGTCCCTCGCCCCTCCGGCGGAATGA
- a CDS encoding ricin-type beta-trefoil lectin domain protein encodes MSSSPPSLRRLLAGAAATALTALVAVAVSASPAAAATTTLYASPSGTGSSCTASQPCSLTAAQAAVRSQNTSMSGDIVVELANGTYRLTSPMRLTAADSGTNGYQVIWRAAASARPTITGARSVTGWSLVDSGKNIWRANVGAGLDSRQLYVNGAVATRARTAVNRADFTFTTSGMRFSNSALNYLNNLGNQNRVEVESVGSFTDRYSPVQSISGNFLTMQQPAWNNNTFGFDTLSSPHRAGPFYLTNAYEFLDSPGEWYLNPGNGQLNYIPLAGQNMSSVSVELPQLQSLVNVGGTYDAPAHHISFSGITFTGTSWLGPSSSNGFADQQTGAHITGTWSRPSDALTSCQAGCPQFEATRPNWNQMPAAVQVSAANTITFSDSQFVNLGQTAIGIGNDANAHASGVGLGASNITVTRSEIARNSAGGIVVGGVRADAHHPSDQRMVNRNITISNNRVHDLGLEYRGVVSILTTYVNTALISHNEVYNMPYTGLSVGYGWGANDAGGSQHYANRGLYNYQPRYTTATTAANNQVIGNYVHDVMQQMTDGGCIYTLSANPGGTINENYCLRTNGWFGLYFDEGSRYYTARNNVFSSTGTWATANYWYAENMGNFTVTNNWSTNNSTNVTNGDRGNVVNGNVTVSGGNWPSGAQTVINAAGVQSGGGTNPQNVQIVGVQSGRCAEIGNSSTTNGTQAQIWDCIGGATNQRWTHTASRQLMVYGTKCLDASGQGTANGTTVVIWDCNGQANQQWNINANGTITGVQSGLCLDANGAATANGTKLILWSCNGGTNQQWQVRS; translated from the coding sequence GTGTCCTCGTCCCCTCCGTCGCTACGCCGGCTGCTGGCCGGTGCCGCCGCGACAGCGTTGACGGCGCTGGTCGCGGTCGCCGTCTCGGCGTCCCCGGCCGCCGCGGCCACCACCACCCTCTACGCGTCGCCCTCGGGCACCGGCAGCAGTTGCACGGCCAGCCAACCGTGTTCGCTGACCGCCGCCCAGGCTGCGGTGCGGTCGCAGAACACCTCCATGTCCGGTGACATCGTCGTGGAGTTGGCCAACGGCACCTACCGGCTCACGTCGCCGATGCGACTCACCGCTGCCGACTCGGGCACCAACGGCTACCAGGTGATCTGGCGGGCCGCCGCCTCCGCCCGGCCGACGATCACCGGCGCCCGGTCGGTCACCGGGTGGTCGCTCGTCGACTCCGGAAAGAACATCTGGCGGGCCAACGTCGGCGCCGGCCTCGACTCCCGTCAGCTCTACGTCAACGGTGCCGTCGCCACGCGGGCTCGCACCGCGGTGAACCGCGCCGACTTCACCTTCACCACGAGCGGCATGCGGTTCAGCAACAGCGCGCTCAACTACCTCAACAACCTCGGCAACCAGAACCGGGTCGAGGTGGAGAGCGTCGGCTCGTTCACCGACCGGTACTCGCCGGTGCAGAGCATCAGCGGGAACTTCCTGACCATGCAGCAGCCCGCGTGGAACAACAACACCTTCGGGTTCGACACCCTCTCCAGCCCGCACCGCGCCGGCCCCTTCTACCTGACCAACGCGTACGAGTTCCTGGACTCACCGGGGGAGTGGTACCTCAACCCGGGCAACGGCCAGCTCAACTACATCCCGCTCGCCGGGCAGAACATGAGCTCCGTCAGCGTGGAGTTGCCGCAGCTCCAGTCCCTGGTCAACGTCGGCGGCACCTATGACGCGCCGGCCCACCACATCTCGTTCAGCGGGATCACCTTCACCGGCACCAGTTGGCTCGGCCCGAGCAGCAGCAACGGCTTCGCGGACCAGCAGACCGGGGCGCACATCACCGGTACGTGGTCCCGTCCGTCCGACGCGTTGACCTCCTGCCAGGCCGGCTGCCCCCAGTTCGAGGCCACCCGGCCGAACTGGAACCAGATGCCCGCCGCCGTGCAGGTCTCGGCCGCGAACACCATCACCTTCAGCGACTCCCAGTTCGTCAACCTCGGGCAGACGGCCATCGGCATCGGCAACGACGCCAACGCCCACGCCAGCGGTGTCGGCCTGGGCGCCAGCAACATCACCGTGACCCGCTCCGAGATCGCCCGCAACTCCGCCGGGGGCATCGTGGTCGGCGGCGTACGCGCCGACGCCCACCATCCCAGCGACCAGCGGATGGTCAACCGCAACATCACCATCAGCAACAACCGGGTGCACGACCTCGGCCTGGAGTACCGGGGTGTGGTCTCGATCCTGACCACCTACGTGAACACCGCGCTGATCTCGCACAACGAGGTCTACAACATGCCGTACACCGGTCTGTCGGTCGGCTACGGCTGGGGCGCCAACGACGCCGGCGGCAGCCAGCACTACGCGAACCGGGGCCTCTACAACTACCAGCCGCGTTACACGACGGCGACCACCGCCGCGAACAACCAGGTCATCGGCAACTACGTGCACGACGTGATGCAGCAGATGACCGACGGCGGGTGCATCTACACGCTGTCGGCGAACCCGGGCGGGACCATCAACGAGAACTACTGCCTGCGGACCAACGGCTGGTTCGGGCTCTACTTCGACGAGGGTTCGCGCTACTACACCGCCCGCAACAACGTGTTCTCCTCCACCGGCACCTGGGCCACCGCCAACTACTGGTACGCGGAGAACATGGGCAACTTCACCGTCACCAACAACTGGTCGACGAACAACAGCACGAACGTGACCAACGGTGATCGCGGCAACGTGGTCAACGGCAACGTCACGGTCTCCGGAGGCAACTGGCCGTCCGGCGCGCAGACGGTGATCAACGCCGCCGGCGTGCAGAGCGGCGGCGGCACCAACCCGCAGAACGTGCAGATCGTGGGTGTCCAGTCGGGCCGCTGCGCCGAGATCGGCAACTCCAGCACGACCAACGGCACGCAGGCCCAGATCTGGGACTGCATCGGTGGCGCCACCAACCAGCGGTGGACCCACACCGCCAGCCGGCAGCTCATGGTGTACGGCACCAAGTGCCTGGACGCCTCCGGGCAGGGGACCGCCAACGGCACCACGGTGGTGATCTGGGACTGCAACGGTCAGGCCAACCAGCAGTGGAACATCAACGCCAACGGCACGATCACGGGCGTGCAGTCGGGTCTCTGCCTGGACGCGAACGGGGCCGCGACGGCGAACGGCACGAAGTTGATCCTCTGGTCCTGCAACGGTGGTACCAACCAGCAGTGGCAGGTGCGGAGCTGA
- a CDS encoding carbohydrate ABC transporter permease, producing MNLSRREQVTGRVFLIALILVTLLPFVSMLSAALQPRGTVPTGLAWPSDPQWGNFADAFTAANMGALLRSSLIIVAGVVPVSVLIATMAGFGLGQLRVPGGRLVFGLFLLGLTLPFEAVVTPLYYQMQDLGLLNTRWAIILPLIGLYMPFAVFWMRAHFTNVPVELSEAARVDGSSTWQMFWRVQMPLARPAIASLTILMFLWTWNQFLLAIVLVDDATKRTMAGALGAFQGQWGTDLVLLCAGSLLILTPTLIVFLIFQRQFIKALIQGSVKG from the coding sequence GTGAACCTGAGCCGCCGTGAACAGGTGACCGGTCGTGTCTTCCTGATCGCGCTGATCCTCGTCACCCTGTTGCCGTTCGTGAGCATGCTCTCGGCGGCGTTGCAGCCACGCGGCACGGTGCCCACCGGTCTGGCCTGGCCGTCCGACCCGCAGTGGGGGAACTTCGCCGACGCCTTCACCGCCGCCAACATGGGTGCTCTGCTGCGTTCCAGCCTGATCATCGTGGCCGGTGTCGTGCCGGTGTCCGTGCTCATCGCCACCATGGCCGGGTTCGGGCTTGGCCAGTTGCGGGTGCCCGGCGGTCGACTCGTCTTCGGTCTCTTCCTGCTCGGGCTGACGTTGCCGTTCGAGGCCGTGGTCACCCCGCTCTACTATCAGATGCAGGATCTCGGCCTGCTCAACACCCGTTGGGCCATCATCCTGCCGCTGATCGGCCTCTACATGCCGTTCGCGGTGTTCTGGATGCGGGCGCACTTCACCAACGTGCCGGTCGAGCTGTCCGAGGCGGCCCGGGTGGACGGCAGCAGCACGTGGCAGATGTTCTGGCGGGTCCAGATGCCGCTGGCCCGGCCGGCCATCGCCTCGCTGACGATCCTGATGTTCCTCTGGACCTGGAACCAGTTCCTCCTGGCCATCGTCCTCGTCGACGATGCCACCAAACGCACCATGGCCGGAGCGCTCGGCGCGTTCCAGGGTCAGTGGGGCACCGACCTGGTACTGCTGTGCGCCGGATCGCTGCTGATCCTCACGCCCACGCTGATCGTGTTCCTGATCTTCCAGCGACAGTTCATCAAGGCCCTGATCCAGGGGTCAGTGAAGGGGTAG
- a CDS encoding sugar ABC transporter permease gives MTSALGSAPTGRDDRRARPTPKRAHRLRWARAAGTGWLYVLPALVMYAVFVLRPLVLTLQYSLYDWNGIGVARWAGLDNYVTVFTDSDLLKIIGNAVILIVFFSFIPVALGLLVASMVRRITTGAFGTVVRTILFLPQVIPLVAAGIAWSWLLSSNGLVNQALRAVGLGGVARAWLGDFDTALPAVGVIGAWVLLGLCTILLVTGMSKIDPALYEAARLDGAGPVREFLAVTLPSLRQEIGVCLTVTVIAALASFDIVYISTSGGPGLQTTVPGLEIYRLAFSQRQVGLASALAVVLMLLVLACVLPIQRLTRGEKP, from the coding sequence ATGACGTCTGCCCTCGGCAGCGCACCAACCGGGCGGGACGACCGTCGCGCCCGTCCGACCCCCAAGCGGGCCCACCGACTCCGGTGGGCCCGCGCGGCCGGGACCGGCTGGTTGTACGTCCTGCCCGCCCTGGTGATGTACGCGGTGTTCGTCCTCCGCCCGCTCGTCCTGACGTTGCAGTACTCGCTCTACGACTGGAACGGGATCGGGGTGGCCCGCTGGGCGGGTCTGGACAACTACGTCACCGTGTTCACCGACAGCGACCTGCTCAAAATCATCGGCAACGCCGTCATCCTGATCGTCTTCTTCAGCTTCATCCCCGTCGCGCTCGGTCTGCTGGTGGCGAGCATGGTGCGTCGGATCACCACCGGCGCGTTCGGCACTGTCGTGCGGACCATCCTGTTCCTGCCACAGGTCATTCCCCTGGTGGCGGCCGGCATCGCGTGGAGTTGGCTGCTCTCGTCGAACGGTCTGGTCAACCAGGCGCTGCGCGCGGTCGGCCTGGGTGGCGTCGCCCGCGCGTGGCTCGGCGACTTCGACACGGCGCTGCCCGCCGTGGGCGTGATCGGGGCCTGGGTCCTGCTCGGCCTCTGCACGATCCTGTTGGTCACCGGCATGAGCAAGATCGATCCAGCGCTCTACGAGGCCGCCCGGCTGGACGGCGCGGGCCCGGTCCGTGAGTTCCTCGCCGTGACCCTGCCCAGCCTGCGCCAGGAGATCGGTGTCTGCCTCACCGTGACGGTCATCGCCGCCCTGGCCAGCTTCGACATCGTCTACATCTCCACCAGTGGCGGTCCCGGCCTGCAGACCACAGTGCCGGGCCTGGAGATCTACCGGCTGGCCTTCTCGCAGCGTCAGGTCGGGCTGGCCTCTGCGCTCGCCGTCGTGCTCATGCTGCTGGTGCTGGCCTGTGTGCTGCCGATCCAGCGACTGACCCGAGGGGAGAAGCCGTGA
- a CDS encoding family 43 glycosylhydrolase — MTAGPAESSSAQPRTTALDLPRPTLKRFSARFPAMLRLPDHWVWDSWYARDDNGLWHVFFLRASRALHDPHRRHRRATIGHAVSADLHSWRLVADAVVPADTPGWDDLATWTGCTVRGPDGRWYLFYTGVSRGEDGLVQRIGLAVSDDLTTWHRHGTEPVVQADPTWYELLDTDLWYEQAWRDPWVFPDPDGEGWHMLITARANTGPTNTRGVVGHATSTDLVTWTVQPPLSTPAGFGHLEVPQVAVVDGQPLLLFSTDATSSARRDDHRIWAATGETVRGPWDIASARPFTHPHLYAPRLVPGPGDGWSLIGFLDHVDETFVGELTDPIPVRYDASTGLVVDPARTLTAT, encoded by the coding sequence ATGACCGCAGGTCCCGCCGAGTCATCGTCCGCGCAGCCACGGACCACCGCACTGGACCTGCCCAGGCCGACGCTAAAACGGTTTAGTGCTAGGTTTCCCGCCATGCTTCGTCTACCCGACCACTGGGTGTGGGACAGCTGGTACGCGCGGGACGACAACGGCCTCTGGCACGTGTTCTTCCTCCGCGCCTCCCGTGCCCTGCACGACCCGCACCGCCGCCACCGCCGTGCCACGATCGGCCACGCCGTCTCCGCGGACCTGCACTCGTGGCGCCTGGTCGCCGATGCCGTGGTCCCCGCCGACACTCCCGGTTGGGACGATCTGGCGACCTGGACCGGCTGCACGGTCCGCGGCCCGGACGGGCGCTGGTACCTGTTCTACACCGGGGTCAGCCGCGGCGAGGACGGCCTCGTCCAACGCATCGGCCTGGCCGTCTCCGACGACCTGACCACCTGGCACCGGCACGGCACCGAACCCGTCGTCCAGGCCGACCCGACCTGGTACGAACTGCTCGACACAGACCTGTGGTACGAGCAGGCCTGGCGTGACCCGTGGGTCTTCCCCGACCCGGACGGGGAGGGCTGGCACATGCTCATCACCGCGCGGGCCAACACGGGACCGACGAACACCCGTGGCGTCGTCGGCCACGCCACCTCCACCGACCTCGTCACCTGGACCGTCCAGCCGCCGCTGTCGACACCGGCCGGCTTCGGCCACCTGGAGGTGCCCCAGGTCGCTGTCGTCGACGGGCAGCCCCTGCTGTTGTTCTCCACCGACGCCACCAGCAGCGCTCGCCGCGACGACCACCGGATCTGGGCGGCGACCGGCGAGACCGTCCGCGGCCCGTGGGACATTGCGTCCGCCCGCCCGTTCACGCACCCGCACCTGTACGCGCCGCGGCTGGTCCCCGGACCCGGCGACGGCTGGTCACTCATCGGTTTCCTCGACCACGTCGACGAGACGTTCGTCGGGGAACTCACCGACCCCATTCCGGTACGGTACGACGCCTCGACCGGGCTGGTCGTGGACCCGGCGCGGACGCTCACCGCGACGTGA
- a CDS encoding pectate lyase, producing MRRPVALRLQVALATAAVGIAVGVALPTPQASAAVGSATGYATQNGGTTGGAGGQTVRATTGTAIHAALCGRASSSTPIVIEVSGTINHGNTSKVSGSSCNTAAGVIELKQISNVTILGVGSGAVFDQLGIHIRDSSNIIIQNVTIRNVKKSGSPTSNGGDAIGMESTVRNIWVDHVTLEASGGESEGYDGLFDMKDNTQYVTLSYSILRNSGRGGLVGSSESDLSNGFITYHHNLYENIDSRTPLLRGGTAHIYNNHYVSLHESGINSRAGAKAKVENNYFRDSKDVLGTFYTNERGYWQVSGNILDNVTWSGAGSDTYPAGPDLTSTTTVNIPYPYSLDGASCVPEIVRQTVGANTGLRVSNGSCSPQTPPPTTPAPTTPPPTTPPPTTPPPSGGTNLSLGAGADGSSKASGTSYGNVRDGDINTYWSPAGSTGTISIKWGSATRVSRVVIREPSGTQGSIGSWQLVNNDNGAVLASGSGAGSITFSATTLSKVNFKINSSGGTPRVAEFETYAS from the coding sequence ATGAGACGACCAGTCGCGTTGCGACTTCAGGTGGCGCTGGCCACGGCAGCCGTGGGGATCGCGGTCGGGGTGGCCCTGCCCACCCCCCAGGCGTCGGCGGCGGTCGGCAGCGCCACCGGTTACGCCACCCAGAACGGCGGGACGACCGGCGGCGCGGGCGGTCAGACCGTGCGGGCCACCACGGGGACGGCGATCCACGCCGCCCTGTGCGGCCGGGCCAGTAGCAGCACCCCGATCGTCATCGAGGTGTCCGGGACGATCAACCACGGCAACACCAGCAAGGTCTCCGGGTCGAGCTGCAACACCGCGGCGGGCGTGATCGAGCTCAAGCAGATCAGCAATGTCACCATCCTCGGGGTCGGCAGCGGAGCCGTCTTCGACCAGCTCGGCATCCACATCCGCGACTCCAGCAACATCATCATCCAGAACGTGACCATCCGGAACGTCAAGAAGTCGGGCTCACCCACCTCGAACGGTGGGGACGCCATCGGCATGGAGAGCACCGTCCGCAACATCTGGGTCGACCACGTGACCCTGGAAGCCTCGGGTGGCGAGTCGGAGGGGTACGACGGACTCTTCGACATGAAGGACAACACCCAGTACGTGACGCTGTCCTACAGCATCCTGCGTAACTCCGGTCGGGGTGGCCTCGTCGGGTCCAGCGAGAGCGATCTGTCGAACGGCTTCATCACCTACCACCACAACCTGTACGAGAACATCGACTCCCGCACGCCGCTGCTGCGTGGTGGCACCGCCCACATCTACAACAACCACTACGTGAGCCTGCACGAGTCCGGGATCAACTCCCGGGCCGGTGCCAAGGCCAAGGTGGAGAACAACTACTTCCGCGACTCCAAGGACGTCCTCGGCACCTTCTACACCAACGAGCGCGGCTACTGGCAGGTCAGCGGCAACATCCTCGACAACGTGACCTGGTCCGGCGCCGGCAGCGACACGTACCCGGCGGGCCCCGACCTGACGTCCACCACCACCGTCAACATCCCGTACCCGTACAGCCTCGACGGAGCGAGTTGTGTGCCGGAGATCGTCCGGCAGACGGTGGGCGCCAACACGGGCCTGCGGGTGTCGAACGGCAGCTGCTCTCCGCAGACCCCACCGCCGACCACGCCTGCGCCGACCACGCCTCCGCCCACGACGCCCCCGCCGACCACCCCACCGCCGTCCGGCGGGACCAACCTGAGCCTCGGCGCCGGTGCTGACGGTTCCAGCAAGGCCAGCGGGACGAGCTACGGCAACGTGCGCGATGGCGACATCAACACCTACTGGTCGCCGGCCGGATCGACCGGCACGATCTCGATCAAGTGGGGCTCGGCCACCCGGGTGTCCCGGGTGGTCATCCGGGAGCCGTCCGGCACGCAGGGCTCGATCGGGTCCTGGCAACTGGTCAACAACGACAACGGGGCCGTGCTGGCCTCCGGTAGCGGGGCGGGCTCGATCACCTTCTCCGCGACGACGTTGAGCAAGGTCAATTTCAAGATCAACAGCTCCGGTGGTACGCCCCGAGTCGCCGAATTCGAGACGTACGCCAGCTAG
- a CDS encoding extracellular solute-binding protein: protein MAELLTSFPRRRTVLLASLLSVGMAATACSAPGEDRSSTPKSDAAVKTDLGTAPITLEMYAETGFPLAKALADEFSKQHSNVTFNIREDQFTVIVENAPRVMASDNSPDIIRLPTMVDLVKDDLLKNLDPYFTAYGWDKFPASQLIQLRVGENTRGTGSLYGMGLGYSVTGVFYNKKLATQIGMTQPPATVADFEQLLAKAKTAGVQPIMQFNKNTAGINFPHQALQNQFGDPTQVADWIFQKPGATFDTPAALKATQTIQKWAQAGYFPKDANAIDYAGMVGEFQKGNGLFMFNGDWESANLDKGMPGNVGFFLFPTEAPGGKHVAMSAPNTFGVSAKAKNPDAAAFFLNWVHTNAKAREIAVTVGGSSPGGPSDLPVPAAAPNTVLAETLKASQQLGAENGAVDFTANATGGIFAAAITPEMQKLIAGQQTPEGYVKAVQAEYAKELSR, encoded by the coding sequence ATGGCAGAACTGCTGACAAGTTTCCCGCGACGGAGAACTGTGCTCCTCGCGTCGCTGCTGTCGGTCGGGATGGCCGCGACGGCCTGCAGCGCGCCAGGGGAGGACCGGTCGTCGACCCCGAAGTCCGACGCCGCCGTCAAGACCGATCTCGGAACCGCGCCGATCACCCTGGAGATGTACGCGGAGACCGGCTTCCCCCTGGCCAAGGCGCTGGCCGACGAGTTCTCCAAGCAACACTCCAACGTCACGTTCAACATCCGCGAGGACCAGTTCACGGTGATCGTGGAGAACGCGCCGCGGGTGATGGCGTCGGACAACTCGCCCGACATCATCCGGCTCCCGACGATGGTCGACCTGGTCAAGGACGACCTGCTCAAGAACCTCGACCCGTACTTCACCGCGTACGGCTGGGACAAGTTTCCCGCCTCGCAGCTCATCCAGTTGCGCGTCGGCGAGAACACCCGGGGAACCGGGTCGCTGTACGGCATGGGGCTCGGCTACAGCGTCACCGGCGTCTTCTACAACAAGAAGCTGGCCACCCAGATCGGCATGACCCAGCCGCCGGCCACCGTCGCCGATTTCGAGCAGCTGTTGGCCAAGGCGAAGACCGCCGGGGTCCAGCCGATCATGCAGTTCAACAAGAACACGGCGGGCATCAACTTCCCGCACCAGGCGTTGCAGAACCAGTTCGGCGACCCGACCCAGGTCGCTGACTGGATCTTCCAGAAGCCGGGGGCCACGTTCGACACTCCGGCCGCGCTGAAGGCCACCCAGACCATCCAGAAGTGGGCGCAGGCCGGCTACTTCCCCAAGGACGCCAACGCCATCGACTACGCGGGGATGGTGGGGGAGTTCCAGAAGGGCAACGGCCTGTTCATGTTCAACGGCGACTGGGAGTCGGCCAACCTGGACAAGGGGATGCCCGGAAACGTGGGCTTCTTCCTGTTCCCGACGGAGGCCCCCGGTGGCAAGCACGTCGCCATGTCCGCCCCGAACACCTTCGGCGTCTCCGCCAAGGCCAAGAACCCCGACGCCGCCGCCTTCTTCCTGAACTGGGTCCACACCAACGCGAAGGCGCGCGAGATCGCGGTCACGGTCGGGGGCTCCAGCCCCGGCGGCCCGAGTGATCTTCCGGTGCCGGCCGCCGCCCCGAACACGGTGCTGGCCGAGACCCTGAAGGCGTCGCAGCAACTCGGCGCGGAGAACGGCGCGGTGGACTTCACCGCGAACGCCACCGGTGGCATCTTCGCCGCCGCGATCACCCCGGAGATGCAGAAGCTGATCGCCGGACAGCAGACTCCCGAGGGGTACGTGAAGGCCGTCCAGGCCGAGTACGCGAAGGAACTGTCCCGATGA